From Labeo rohita strain BAU-BD-2019 chromosome 18, IGBB_LRoh.1.0, whole genome shotgun sequence, the proteins below share one genomic window:
- the kifc3 gene encoding kinesin-like protein KIFC3 isoform X2, with product MYVLCTLVLLSLNNLFKRPRVLEPSEPDAIEGPEQNKPNVAKLGRKKRNKHALHGSSGPLETSRVSREHDFEKSLDEPSRTSKRKSVRLDNADERRRGAQPVQRCGLLGPAVMYGTRKTWDVGHTPCLQELWNKDLSLDVSASSLDILMSDGEEESSFLSLPNSVLQRHCLTSDLSESATSEQQQLLIQTLQERVCEFQARLRSEDAAKRLLLQRLQTHDHQINQDNHHNQEHSSINQEPQVQDGQLNQAVSPTGVRSSGILTQRPVDFPSAVKVSKVHSQEKLQKDEGEQLALITGLRTQVKELEEKLVDQTQEVERLRSELGATDLEKQLEVLESENQRLKQELRASQTQTTCSTAHCPHSQDVEALRGELCRKDEECREREQRLAALEQQVQERTDVVVQLQQQLEEAAQRRQDIQQQLEEASRLRSQSEEQLTSRLRDAEESLSRQAAQPLQVKYVTKTVEVESAQCKQALMEAQTRNQALQEQLSVQRQLLRELEQQLHESQRTSSQLRQQILVYEGEMERAQGQLEAEMQSLEEEKNRVIEEAFIRAESEMKAVHENLAGVRMNLLTLQPALRTLTCDYNCLKRQVQDFPYMLEKAIAEAKQEICQVIGEVSNANQELLRKYKREMNLRKKCHNELVRLKGNIRVLCRVRPICAGETDAADTKNIVTFDSDDDAVLYLSNKGKLMTFELDKVFSTQATQEEVFQEVQSLVTSCIDGFNVCIFAYGQTGSGKTYTMEGIPEDPGINQRALRLLFSEVSEKKPDWDYKITVSMVEIYNETLRNLLGDNPNEKLDIKMCPDGSGQLYVPGLTEFAVESVEDINKVFDLGHMNRATACTNLNEHSSRSHALLIITVAGFNSSTGHRTSGKLNLVDLAGSERIAKSGAEGSRLREAQCINKSLSALGDVINSLRSKHSHVPFRNSRLTYLLQDSLSGDSKTLMMVQVSPLENNVSESVCSLKFAQRVRTVEIGPSSSSRRQAENSSTSSSPTHDSVELDSPPVTPVPLPISRASSAGSTLSSTSKTPTTRRRSHSQLSTGRMKLTA from the exons CCGGTCCAGCGGTGTGGTCTGCTCGGCCCTGCGGTCATGTACGGCACACGAAAGACCTGGGACGTCGGCCACACCCCCTGCCTGCAGGAGCTCTGGAACAAAGACCTCTCATTGGATG TTTCAGCAAGTTCCCTGGATATCCTGATGAGtgatggtgaggaggagagctCCTTCCTCTCGTTGCCCAATTCTGTCCTTCAGCGCCACtgtttgacctctgacctctctGAATCAGCCACCTCAGAACAACAACAGCTGCTCATACAG ACGCTACAAGAGAGAGTTTGTGAGTTCCAGGCACGTTTGCGCAGCGAAGACGCTGCAAAAAGACTCCTCCTACAGCGACTGCAGACACACGACCACCAGATCAACCAAGACAACCACCACAACCAGGAACATTCATCCATTAACCAAGAACCTCAAGTGCAGGACGGCCAGCTCAACCAAGCTGTGTCACCTACAG GTGTGAGGAGCTCTGGTATTTTAACACAGAGGCCTGTGGATTTTCCCAGCGCTGTAAAAGTGAGTAAAGTTCACTCACAGGAGAAACTGCAAAAAGACGAGGGAGAACAACTTGCTCTCATTACGGGGCTGCGCACACAG GTCAAGGAGCTGGAGGAGAAACTAGTGGATCAGACGCAGGAGGTGGAGAGACTGCGCTCTGAGCTG GGGGCGACAGATCTGGAGAAACAGCTCGAGGTGCTGGAGAGTGAAAACCAGCGGCTCAAACAGGAGCTGAGGGCCAGTCAGACCCAGACAACCTGCTCTACCGCCCACTGCCCACACAGCCAG GATGTGGAGGCCCTGCGTGGAGAGCTGTGTCGTAAGGACGAGGAGTGCCGAGAGCGGGAGCAGCGACTGGCTGCGTTGGAGCAGCAGGTGCAGGAGAGGACGGATGTGGTAGTTCAACTGCAGCAGCAGTTGGAGGAGGCGGCGCAGCGCAGACAGGATATCCAGCAGCAGCTTGAAGAGGCGTCACGTCTCAGGAGCCAGAGCGAAGAGCAGCTGACCTCACGACTTCGTGACGCTGAGGAGTCTCTCTCTCGCCAGGCTGCTCAGCCGCTGCAGGTCAAG TATGTGACCAAGACAGTTGAAGTGGAGTCGGCTCAGTGTAAGCAGGCTTTAATGGAGGCTCAGACTCGTAACCAGGCGCTGCAGGAGCAGCTGAGTGTGCAGAGGCAGCTCCTCAGAGAGCTGGAACAGCAGCTTCACGAGTCCCAGAGAACCAGCAGTCAGCTTCGCCAGCAG atcCTGGTGTATGAGGGTGAGATGGAGAGAGCTCAGGGTCAGCTTGAGGCAGAGATGCAGAGTCTAGAGGAGGAGAAGAACAGAGTGATCGAGGAAGCTTTCATCAGAGCCGAGAGTGAGATGAAGGCCGTTCATGAGAACCTAGCAG GTGTGCGAATGAACCTCCTGACGCTGCAGCCGGCCCTGAGAACCCTCACGTGTGATTACAACTGTCTGAAGAGACAGGTGCAGGACTTCCCTTACATGCTGGAGAAAGCCATCGCTGAGGCAAAGCAGGAG ATCTGTCAGGTGATTGGAGAGGTGAGCAATGCAAACCAAGAACTGCTGCGCAAATACAAGCGGGAGATGAACCTGAGGAAGAAATGCCACAATGAACTAGTGCGCCTCAAAG GAAACATTCGTGTGTTGTGCCGAGTACGTCCCATATGTGCTGGAGAAACCGATGCTGCTGACACCAAAAACATAGTGACCTTTGACTCTGATGATGATGCTGTTCTCTACTTGTCTAATAAGGGCAAGCTTATGACCTTTGAACTTGACAAAGTCTTTTCCACTCAGGCCACTCAGGAGGAG GTGTTCCAGGAAGTGCAGTCTCTGGTTACTTCCTGTATTGATGGCTTTAATGTATGCATCTTTGCCTACGGGCAAACCGGCTCTGGAAAGACCTATACTATGGAG GGTATCCCTGAAGACCCTGGCATTAACCAGCGTGCTCTGCGGCTGCTCTTCTCTGAAGTGTCTGAGAAGAAGCCCGACTGGGACTACAAGATCACCGTCAGCATGGTGGAAATCTACAATGAGACCCTTCG GAACCTGTTGGGTGACAATCCCAATGAGAAGCTGGATATAAAGATGTGCCCAGATGGCAGCGGACAGCTGTATGTGCCAGGACTCACAGAGTTCGCAGTGGAGAGCGTGGAGGACATTAACAAG GTGTTTGACCTGGGTCACATGAACAGGGCGACAGCATGCACTAATCTAAACGAGCACAGCTCTCGCTCTCATGCCCTCCTTATCATCACAGTGGCGGGTTTCAACTCTTCAACGGGCCACCGTACCTCAG gtAAGCTTAATCTGGTGGATCTGGCCGGTTCTGAGCGGATTGCCAAATCCGGTGCAGAGGGCAGCCGTCTGCGTGAGGCTCAGTGTATCAACAAGTCGCTGTCGGCGCTGGGTGACGTCATCAACTCACTGCGCTCCAAACACTCGCACGTGCCCTTTAGGAACTCACGACTCACGTACCTGCTGCAGGACTCGCTCAGCGGAGACAGCAAGACGCTCATGATGGTGCAG GTGTCTCCTCTAGAGAATAACGTCAGTGAGTCGGTGTGCTCTCTGAAGTTCGCTCAGCGTGTTCGGACTGTTGAGATCGGGCCTTCGTCTTCCTCACGCCGCCAAGCAGAGAACTCCTCAACATCCTCGTCTCCAACTCATGACAGCGTGGAG CTGGACTCTCCTCCCGTGACCCCTGTGCCGCTCCCCATCTCAAGGGCCAGCAGCGCAGGTTCAACCCTCTCCTCCACCTCTAAAACCCCCACAACCCGGCGGAGATCCCACAGTCAGCTGTCCACAG GACGAATGAAGTTAACTGCATGA
- the kifc3 gene encoding kinesin-like protein KIFC3 isoform X4, with the protein MYGTRKTWDVGHTPCLQELWNKDLSLDVSASSLDILMSDGEEESSFLSLPNSVLQRHCLTSDLSESATSEQQQLLIQTLQERVCEFQARLRSEDAAKRLLLQRLQTHDHQINQDNHHNQEHSSINQEPQVQDGQLNQAVSPTGVRSSGILTQRPVDFPSAVKVSKVHSQEKLQKDEGEQLALITGLRTQVKELEEKLVDQTQEVERLRSELGATDLEKQLEVLESENQRLKQELRASQTQTTCSTAHCPHSQDVEALRGELCRKDEECREREQRLAALEQQVQERTDVVVQLQQQLEEAAQRRQDIQQQLEEASRLRSQSEEQLTSRLRDAEESLSRQAAQPLQVKYVTKTVEVESAQCKQALMEAQTRNQALQEQLSVQRQLLRELEQQLHESQRTSSQLRQQILVYEGEMERAQGQLEAEMQSLEEEKNRVIEEAFIRAESEMKAVHENLAGVRMNLLTLQPALRTLTCDYNCLKRQVQDFPYMLEKAIAEAKQEICQVIGEVSNANQELLRKYKREMNLRKKCHNELVRLKGNIRVLCRVRPICAGETDAADTKNIVTFDSDDDAVLYLSNKGKLMTFELDKVFSTQATQEEVFQEVQSLVTSCIDGFNVCIFAYGQTGSGKTYTMEGIPEDPGINQRALRLLFSEVSEKKPDWDYKITVSMVEIYNETLRNLLGDNPNEKLDIKMCPDGSGQLYVPGLTEFAVESVEDINKVFDLGHMNRATACTNLNEHSSRSHALLIITVAGFNSSTGHRTSGKLNLVDLAGSERIAKSGAEGSRLREAQCINKSLSALGDVINSLRSKHSHVPFRNSRLTYLLQDSLSGDSKTLMMVQVSPLENNVSESVCSLKFAQRVRTVEIGPSSSSRRQAENSSTSSSPTHDSVELDSPPVTPVPLPISRASSAGSTLSSTSKTPTTRRRSHSQLSTDRQVDRSSPLVGDGGQDE; encoded by the exons ATGTACGGCACACGAAAGACCTGGGACGTCGGCCACACCCCCTGCCTGCAGGAGCTCTGGAACAAAGACCTCTCATTGGATG TTTCAGCAAGTTCCCTGGATATCCTGATGAGtgatggtgaggaggagagctCCTTCCTCTCGTTGCCCAATTCTGTCCTTCAGCGCCACtgtttgacctctgacctctctGAATCAGCCACCTCAGAACAACAACAGCTGCTCATACAG ACGCTACAAGAGAGAGTTTGTGAGTTCCAGGCACGTTTGCGCAGCGAAGACGCTGCAAAAAGACTCCTCCTACAGCGACTGCAGACACACGACCACCAGATCAACCAAGACAACCACCACAACCAGGAACATTCATCCATTAACCAAGAACCTCAAGTGCAGGACGGCCAGCTCAACCAAGCTGTGTCACCTACAG GTGTGAGGAGCTCTGGTATTTTAACACAGAGGCCTGTGGATTTTCCCAGCGCTGTAAAAGTGAGTAAAGTTCACTCACAGGAGAAACTGCAAAAAGACGAGGGAGAACAACTTGCTCTCATTACGGGGCTGCGCACACAG GTCAAGGAGCTGGAGGAGAAACTAGTGGATCAGACGCAGGAGGTGGAGAGACTGCGCTCTGAGCTG GGGGCGACAGATCTGGAGAAACAGCTCGAGGTGCTGGAGAGTGAAAACCAGCGGCTCAAACAGGAGCTGAGGGCCAGTCAGACCCAGACAACCTGCTCTACCGCCCACTGCCCACACAGCCAG GATGTGGAGGCCCTGCGTGGAGAGCTGTGTCGTAAGGACGAGGAGTGCCGAGAGCGGGAGCAGCGACTGGCTGCGTTGGAGCAGCAGGTGCAGGAGAGGACGGATGTGGTAGTTCAACTGCAGCAGCAGTTGGAGGAGGCGGCGCAGCGCAGACAGGATATCCAGCAGCAGCTTGAAGAGGCGTCACGTCTCAGGAGCCAGAGCGAAGAGCAGCTGACCTCACGACTTCGTGACGCTGAGGAGTCTCTCTCTCGCCAGGCTGCTCAGCCGCTGCAGGTCAAG TATGTGACCAAGACAGTTGAAGTGGAGTCGGCTCAGTGTAAGCAGGCTTTAATGGAGGCTCAGACTCGTAACCAGGCGCTGCAGGAGCAGCTGAGTGTGCAGAGGCAGCTCCTCAGAGAGCTGGAACAGCAGCTTCACGAGTCCCAGAGAACCAGCAGTCAGCTTCGCCAGCAG atcCTGGTGTATGAGGGTGAGATGGAGAGAGCTCAGGGTCAGCTTGAGGCAGAGATGCAGAGTCTAGAGGAGGAGAAGAACAGAGTGATCGAGGAAGCTTTCATCAGAGCCGAGAGTGAGATGAAGGCCGTTCATGAGAACCTAGCAG GTGTGCGAATGAACCTCCTGACGCTGCAGCCGGCCCTGAGAACCCTCACGTGTGATTACAACTGTCTGAAGAGACAGGTGCAGGACTTCCCTTACATGCTGGAGAAAGCCATCGCTGAGGCAAAGCAGGAG ATCTGTCAGGTGATTGGAGAGGTGAGCAATGCAAACCAAGAACTGCTGCGCAAATACAAGCGGGAGATGAACCTGAGGAAGAAATGCCACAATGAACTAGTGCGCCTCAAAG GAAACATTCGTGTGTTGTGCCGAGTACGTCCCATATGTGCTGGAGAAACCGATGCTGCTGACACCAAAAACATAGTGACCTTTGACTCTGATGATGATGCTGTTCTCTACTTGTCTAATAAGGGCAAGCTTATGACCTTTGAACTTGACAAAGTCTTTTCCACTCAGGCCACTCAGGAGGAG GTGTTCCAGGAAGTGCAGTCTCTGGTTACTTCCTGTATTGATGGCTTTAATGTATGCATCTTTGCCTACGGGCAAACCGGCTCTGGAAAGACCTATACTATGGAG GGTATCCCTGAAGACCCTGGCATTAACCAGCGTGCTCTGCGGCTGCTCTTCTCTGAAGTGTCTGAGAAGAAGCCCGACTGGGACTACAAGATCACCGTCAGCATGGTGGAAATCTACAATGAGACCCTTCG GAACCTGTTGGGTGACAATCCCAATGAGAAGCTGGATATAAAGATGTGCCCAGATGGCAGCGGACAGCTGTATGTGCCAGGACTCACAGAGTTCGCAGTGGAGAGCGTGGAGGACATTAACAAG GTGTTTGACCTGGGTCACATGAACAGGGCGACAGCATGCACTAATCTAAACGAGCACAGCTCTCGCTCTCATGCCCTCCTTATCATCACAGTGGCGGGTTTCAACTCTTCAACGGGCCACCGTACCTCAG gtAAGCTTAATCTGGTGGATCTGGCCGGTTCTGAGCGGATTGCCAAATCCGGTGCAGAGGGCAGCCGTCTGCGTGAGGCTCAGTGTATCAACAAGTCGCTGTCGGCGCTGGGTGACGTCATCAACTCACTGCGCTCCAAACACTCGCACGTGCCCTTTAGGAACTCACGACTCACGTACCTGCTGCAGGACTCGCTCAGCGGAGACAGCAAGACGCTCATGATGGTGCAG GTGTCTCCTCTAGAGAATAACGTCAGTGAGTCGGTGTGCTCTCTGAAGTTCGCTCAGCGTGTTCGGACTGTTGAGATCGGGCCTTCGTCTTCCTCACGCCGCCAAGCAGAGAACTCCTCAACATCCTCGTCTCCAACTCATGACAGCGTGGAG CTGGACTCTCCTCCCGTGACCCCTGTGCCGCTCCCCATCTCAAGGGCCAGCAGCGCAGGTTCAACCCTCTCCTCCACCTCTAAAACCCCCACAACCCGGCGGAGATCCCACAGTCAGCTGTCCACAG ATAGACAGGTAGACAGAAGCAGCCCATTGGTTGGGGACGGTGGGCAG GACGAATGA
- the kifc3 gene encoding kinesin-like protein KIFC3 isoform X5, protein MSDGEEESSFLSLPNSVLQRHCLTSDLSESATSEQQQLLIQTLQERVCEFQARLRSEDAAKRLLLQRLQTHDHQINQDNHHNQEHSSINQEPQVQDGQLNQAVSPTGVRSSGILTQRPVDFPSAVKVSKVHSQEKLQKDEGEQLALITGLRTQVKELEEKLVDQTQEVERLRSELGATDLEKQLEVLESENQRLKQELRASQTQTTCSTAHCPHSQDVEALRGELCRKDEECREREQRLAALEQQVQERTDVVVQLQQQLEEAAQRRQDIQQQLEEASRLRSQSEEQLTSRLRDAEESLSRQAAQPLQVKYVTKTVEVESAQCKQALMEAQTRNQALQEQLSVQRQLLRELEQQLHESQRTSSQLRQQILVYEGEMERAQGQLEAEMQSLEEEKNRVIEEAFIRAESEMKAVHENLAGVRMNLLTLQPALRTLTCDYNCLKRQVQDFPYMLEKAIAEAKQEICQVIGEVSNANQELLRKYKREMNLRKKCHNELVRLKGNIRVLCRVRPICAGETDAADTKNIVTFDSDDDAVLYLSNKGKLMTFELDKVFSTQATQEEVFQEVQSLVTSCIDGFNVCIFAYGQTGSGKTYTMEGIPEDPGINQRALRLLFSEVSEKKPDWDYKITVSMVEIYNETLRNLLGDNPNEKLDIKMCPDGSGQLYVPGLTEFAVESVEDINKVFDLGHMNRATACTNLNEHSSRSHALLIITVAGFNSSTGHRTSGKLNLVDLAGSERIAKSGAEGSRLREAQCINKSLSALGDVINSLRSKHSHVPFRNSRLTYLLQDSLSGDSKTLMMVQVSPLENNVSESVCSLKFAQRVRTVEIGPSSSSRRQAENSSTSSSPTHDSVELDSPPVTPVPLPISRASSAGSTLSSTSKTPTTRRRSHSQLSTDRQVDRSSPLVGDGGQDE, encoded by the exons ATGAGtgatggtgaggaggagagctCCTTCCTCTCGTTGCCCAATTCTGTCCTTCAGCGCCACtgtttgacctctgacctctctGAATCAGCCACCTCAGAACAACAACAGCTGCTCATACAG ACGCTACAAGAGAGAGTTTGTGAGTTCCAGGCACGTTTGCGCAGCGAAGACGCTGCAAAAAGACTCCTCCTACAGCGACTGCAGACACACGACCACCAGATCAACCAAGACAACCACCACAACCAGGAACATTCATCCATTAACCAAGAACCTCAAGTGCAGGACGGCCAGCTCAACCAAGCTGTGTCACCTACAG GTGTGAGGAGCTCTGGTATTTTAACACAGAGGCCTGTGGATTTTCCCAGCGCTGTAAAAGTGAGTAAAGTTCACTCACAGGAGAAACTGCAAAAAGACGAGGGAGAACAACTTGCTCTCATTACGGGGCTGCGCACACAG GTCAAGGAGCTGGAGGAGAAACTAGTGGATCAGACGCAGGAGGTGGAGAGACTGCGCTCTGAGCTG GGGGCGACAGATCTGGAGAAACAGCTCGAGGTGCTGGAGAGTGAAAACCAGCGGCTCAAACAGGAGCTGAGGGCCAGTCAGACCCAGACAACCTGCTCTACCGCCCACTGCCCACACAGCCAG GATGTGGAGGCCCTGCGTGGAGAGCTGTGTCGTAAGGACGAGGAGTGCCGAGAGCGGGAGCAGCGACTGGCTGCGTTGGAGCAGCAGGTGCAGGAGAGGACGGATGTGGTAGTTCAACTGCAGCAGCAGTTGGAGGAGGCGGCGCAGCGCAGACAGGATATCCAGCAGCAGCTTGAAGAGGCGTCACGTCTCAGGAGCCAGAGCGAAGAGCAGCTGACCTCACGACTTCGTGACGCTGAGGAGTCTCTCTCTCGCCAGGCTGCTCAGCCGCTGCAGGTCAAG TATGTGACCAAGACAGTTGAAGTGGAGTCGGCTCAGTGTAAGCAGGCTTTAATGGAGGCTCAGACTCGTAACCAGGCGCTGCAGGAGCAGCTGAGTGTGCAGAGGCAGCTCCTCAGAGAGCTGGAACAGCAGCTTCACGAGTCCCAGAGAACCAGCAGTCAGCTTCGCCAGCAG atcCTGGTGTATGAGGGTGAGATGGAGAGAGCTCAGGGTCAGCTTGAGGCAGAGATGCAGAGTCTAGAGGAGGAGAAGAACAGAGTGATCGAGGAAGCTTTCATCAGAGCCGAGAGTGAGATGAAGGCCGTTCATGAGAACCTAGCAG GTGTGCGAATGAACCTCCTGACGCTGCAGCCGGCCCTGAGAACCCTCACGTGTGATTACAACTGTCTGAAGAGACAGGTGCAGGACTTCCCTTACATGCTGGAGAAAGCCATCGCTGAGGCAAAGCAGGAG ATCTGTCAGGTGATTGGAGAGGTGAGCAATGCAAACCAAGAACTGCTGCGCAAATACAAGCGGGAGATGAACCTGAGGAAGAAATGCCACAATGAACTAGTGCGCCTCAAAG GAAACATTCGTGTGTTGTGCCGAGTACGTCCCATATGTGCTGGAGAAACCGATGCTGCTGACACCAAAAACATAGTGACCTTTGACTCTGATGATGATGCTGTTCTCTACTTGTCTAATAAGGGCAAGCTTATGACCTTTGAACTTGACAAAGTCTTTTCCACTCAGGCCACTCAGGAGGAG GTGTTCCAGGAAGTGCAGTCTCTGGTTACTTCCTGTATTGATGGCTTTAATGTATGCATCTTTGCCTACGGGCAAACCGGCTCTGGAAAGACCTATACTATGGAG GGTATCCCTGAAGACCCTGGCATTAACCAGCGTGCTCTGCGGCTGCTCTTCTCTGAAGTGTCTGAGAAGAAGCCCGACTGGGACTACAAGATCACCGTCAGCATGGTGGAAATCTACAATGAGACCCTTCG GAACCTGTTGGGTGACAATCCCAATGAGAAGCTGGATATAAAGATGTGCCCAGATGGCAGCGGACAGCTGTATGTGCCAGGACTCACAGAGTTCGCAGTGGAGAGCGTGGAGGACATTAACAAG GTGTTTGACCTGGGTCACATGAACAGGGCGACAGCATGCACTAATCTAAACGAGCACAGCTCTCGCTCTCATGCCCTCCTTATCATCACAGTGGCGGGTTTCAACTCTTCAACGGGCCACCGTACCTCAG gtAAGCTTAATCTGGTGGATCTGGCCGGTTCTGAGCGGATTGCCAAATCCGGTGCAGAGGGCAGCCGTCTGCGTGAGGCTCAGTGTATCAACAAGTCGCTGTCGGCGCTGGGTGACGTCATCAACTCACTGCGCTCCAAACACTCGCACGTGCCCTTTAGGAACTCACGACTCACGTACCTGCTGCAGGACTCGCTCAGCGGAGACAGCAAGACGCTCATGATGGTGCAG GTGTCTCCTCTAGAGAATAACGTCAGTGAGTCGGTGTGCTCTCTGAAGTTCGCTCAGCGTGTTCGGACTGTTGAGATCGGGCCTTCGTCTTCCTCACGCCGCCAAGCAGAGAACTCCTCAACATCCTCGTCTCCAACTCATGACAGCGTGGAG CTGGACTCTCCTCCCGTGACCCCTGTGCCGCTCCCCATCTCAAGGGCCAGCAGCGCAGGTTCAACCCTCTCCTCCACCTCTAAAACCCCCACAACCCGGCGGAGATCCCACAGTCAGCTGTCCACAG ATAGACAGGTAGACAGAAGCAGCCCATTGGTTGGGGACGGTGGGCAG GACGAATGA